CAGCGCGGCCGCACTGCGCACCGGCGCCGAGGCTGCGCCCGCGATCGGATCGACCAGCGACTGGCTGGTCGGCTTCATCCCGACCAACCCGATCAAGGCGGCGAGCGACACCGCGATGACGCCTCTGGTCGTGTTCGCGTTGCTGTTCGGCTTCGCGATCACGCGGATCGAGCCGGAGTTTCAGCGCCATCTCGATATGGTGTTCAAGGCGATCGTTCAGGCGATGCTTGTCATCGTGCAATGGATTCTGTGGCTTGCGCCGATCGGCGTCTGCGCGCTGGCGATCGGCGTGGGTGCGAAGATGGGCGCCGGCGCGGTTGGCGCGCTCGGCCATTACGTCGTCATCATCGCGGTCGCCTGCATCGCCACCGCGCTGGCCTGCTATGTGGCGGGTCCGCTGCTGGGGCGGGTGTCTCCGCTGACCTTCGCGCGAGCGGCACTGCCCGCGCAGGTGGTCGCACTCAGCACGCAGTCGTCGCTCGCCTCGCTGCCCGCGATGATCGACGCGGCGAACACGCTCGGCGTTCGCAAGGAAGAGGCTGGCGTCGTGCTACCGTTGGCGGTGTCGATCTTCCGCGCGGCGAGTGCCGCCGCGAATGTCGGCGTCGCGATCTATCTCGCGCACCTGCTCGACATTCCGCTCAGCCTGGGCG
This genomic stretch from Sphingomonas panacis harbors:
- a CDS encoding dicarboxylate/amino acid:cation symporter, which gives rise to MNLRSILILAGLILGLSVGALLGTSAMGVAVAEAAQPIGTLWLNALTMTVVPLVFSLLVTGVVAAGQEADGSRIGVRALVWFAILLLAACLLSVVVTTTLLDLWPVPASAAALRTGAEAAPAIGSTSDWLVGFIPTNPIKAASDTAMTPLVVFALLFGFAITRIEPEFQRHLDMVFKAIVQAMLVIVQWILWLAPIGVCALAIGVGAKMGAGAVGALGHYVVIIAVACIATALACYVAGPLLGRVSPLTFARAALPAQVVALSTQSSLASLPAMIDAANTLGVRKEEAGVVLPLAVSIFRAASAAANVGVAIYLAHLLDIPLSLGVLLLGACVAAVVSLAAVGLPAQVSFFASIGPVCLAMGVPIGILPLLLAVETFPDIFRTVGNVTADLTVARIVARRDVRERVKRSTPGG